From a single Armatimonadota bacterium genomic region:
- a CDS encoding CocE/NonD family hydrolase codes for MLRARIFVALAALAALAVPVAAQNPQDQYQKYEYMIPMRDGAKLYTAVYVPKSLTGQSPILLERTPYSAGPYGPTAYRGGHRGSQKFKDAQYIFAYQDVRGHYMSEGTFVDVRPQLSQTFQHNGIEPNPHDIDESTDTYDTVDYLIQNVPHTNGRVGIWGISYPGGYAALGALCGHPALVAASPQAPTADWFLGDDFHHNGAFMLQDFISFYSGFGVVQDKPGPTRPPGIPININGDAYKYFLDLGGLANVETKLYKGQIPFWQDGIRNDTYNDFWQARSIHSHLINVKPACLWVGGFYDAEDCYGPMACYKAMELTGRQPNNWLVMGPWYHGMWASGAGQKFHVHDWGSNTSTYFQDEIEFPFFDAFLRGDRKYSRPKATVFDSGAKVWKTFDTWPPTQSKLANHYLDPAGKLTETKRSQIGKLSYVSDPANPVPYQGGTLTRRTREYMLDDQKFAIGRPDVLTFTTDALTADYAVAGNVQAEIFTQISGTDCDFVVKVIDVFPANDPVNPNFHMLVRGEVMRSKFRNSFSNPQPMDPDRIERVPFSLPDICHTFKKGHRIEVQVQSSWFPLVDRNPGKFMNIFTATDADFQKCNIAVFMGGDSPSRIRLGKTD; via the coding sequence ATGTTGCGTGCCCGAATTTTCGTGGCGTTGGCGGCCCTCGCCGCCTTGGCAGTCCCCGTTGCCGCCCAAAACCCCCAGGATCAGTACCAAAAGTACGAGTACATGATCCCAATGCGGGACGGGGCAAAGCTCTACACCGCCGTCTATGTGCCCAAAAGCCTGACCGGCCAATCGCCGATCCTGCTGGAAAGGACGCCCTATTCCGCCGGGCCATACGGGCCCACCGCCTACCGGGGCGGCCACCGGGGATCGCAAAAGTTCAAAGATGCCCAATACATCTTTGCCTATCAGGACGTGCGGGGGCACTACATGTCCGAGGGCACCTTCGTTGATGTCCGGCCCCAGCTCAGCCAGACCTTCCAGCACAACGGGATCGAACCCAACCCCCACGACATCGATGAAAGCACCGACACCTACGATACTGTAGACTACTTGATCCAAAATGTGCCGCACACCAACGGCCGGGTCGGAATCTGGGGAATCAGCTATCCCGGGGGCTATGCCGCACTTGGCGCCCTGTGCGGGCATCCGGCCCTGGTGGCCGCCAGCCCCCAAGCCCCAACGGCCGATTGGTTCCTCGGTGACGACTTCCACCACAACGGCGCATTCATGCTCCAGGATTTCATTTCCTTTTACAGCGGTTTCGGCGTCGTGCAAGATAAACCCGGCCCCACTCGGCCGCCGGGCATCCCGATCAACATCAATGGGGACGCCTACAAATACTTCCTGGATCTCGGCGGCCTTGCCAATGTCGAGACCAAGCTCTACAAGGGTCAAATCCCGTTTTGGCAAGACGGCATCCGCAACGACACCTACAACGACTTTTGGCAGGCCCGTTCCATCCATTCGCACCTCATTAACGTCAAACCCGCGTGCCTTTGGGTGGGCGGGTTCTATGACGCCGAAGACTGCTATGGTCCGATGGCCTGCTACAAAGCGATGGAACTCACCGGCCGCCAACCCAACAACTGGCTGGTGATGGGCCCCTGGTACCACGGCATGTGGGCCAGCGGCGCCGGACAAAAATTCCATGTGCACGACTGGGGCTCAAACACCAGCACCTATTTCCAGGACGAAATCGAGTTCCCGTTCTTCGATGCCTTCCTGCGGGGAGACCGCAAGTATTCGCGTCCCAAAGCCACCGTTTTCGATAGCGGGGCAAAGGTTTGGAAAACGTTTGACACATGGCCGCCAACGCAGTCCAAACTGGCCAACCACTACCTGGATCCAGCCGGAAAGTTGACCGAGACCAAACGGTCTCAAATTGGCAAGTTGAGTTATGTCAGCGACCCCGCCAACCCGGTTCCTTACCAAGGGGGCACCCTGACCAGGCGCACCCGGGAATACATGCTCGATGACCAAAAGTTCGCCATCGGCCGGCCCGACGTCCTCACATTCACCACCGATGCGCTCACCGCCGACTACGCCGTGGCGGGCAACGTCCAGGCCGAGATTTTCACCCAGATCTCCGGTACCGACTGCGATTTCGTCGTCAAGGTCATCGACGTGTTCCCTGCCAACGACCCGGTCAACCCCAACTTCCACATGCTCGTCCGGGGTGAAGTCATGCGTTCCAAATTCCGCAATAGCTTCAGCAACCCCCAACCCATGGATCCAGACCGGATCGAAAGGGTGCCCTTTAGCCTGCCCGACATCTGCCACACCTTCAAAAAAGGCCACCGCATCGAAGTCCAGGTGCAGTCCAGCTGGTTCCCGCTGGTCGACCGGAATCCCGGGAAGTTTATGAACATCTTCACGGCGACGGACGCCGACTTCCAAAAGTGCAACATCGCCGTGTTCATGGGAGGGGATTCGCCCAGTCGGATCCGGCTCGGCAAAACCGATTGA
- a CDS encoding MarR family transcriptional regulator gives MPLEVYDVLSTLEEADGHRLRMSELADTVMFSRSGLTRMVDRLEEQGLVRREPFPDDRRGWFAVVTPEGIAARHKACEIVQTALLECWEKVVTDEEARQIHTLFSRVSKEARAAARA, from the coding sequence GTGCCGCTGGAAGTCTATGATGTGCTTTCGACCTTGGAAGAAGCGGATGGCCATCGGCTTCGGATGAGCGAGTTGGCCGACACGGTGATGTTCAGCCGGAGTGGCCTGACCCGGATGGTTGACCGTTTGGAAGAACAGGGGTTGGTGCGCCGTGAGCCGTTTCCCGATGACCGCCGCGGATGGTTCGCCGTGGTAACTCCGGAAGGCATTGCCGCCCGGCACAAGGCGTGCGAAATCGTACAGACCGCCCTTTTGGAATGCTGGGAAAAAGTTGTGACGGACGAAGAGGCCCGGCAGATCCACACGCTGTTCAGCCGGGTGAGCAAAGAAGCGCGCGCCGCCGCCCGGGCCTGA
- the sufB gene encoding Fe-S cluster assembly protein SufB: MLENPEATAIEFENDDALLEHYAEREYKWGFVSNVESDTLPPGLNEDVIRFISAKKGEPEWLLDFRLKAYRHLQTMEYPQWPNVGYQQPDLQSISYFSAPKKMPKLNSLDEADPELIATFNKLGIPLQEQMMLANVAVDAVFDSVSVATTFKEKLKEAGVIFMPISEAVKEHSELVKKYLGQVVPYTDNFYATLNSAVFTDGSFVFVPKGVTCPMELSTYFRINEQNTGQFERTLIVCEEGAKVSYLEGCTAPKRDENQLHAAVVELWADADAEIKYSTVQNWYPGDKEGKGGIFNFVTKRARAEGDRSKVTWTQVETGSSITWKYPSVILKGDSSVGEFYSVALTAGKQQADTGTKMVHIGKNTRSTIVSKGISAGNGQNTYRGLVKINPGAAGARNYSVCDSMLMGDRCGAHTFPYIEVKNNTAMMEHEATTSKIGEDQLFYLAQRGISEEDAVNMIVSGFCKDVFRELPMEFAVEAQKLLAVSLEHSVG; this comes from the coding sequence ATGTTGGAAAACCCGGAAGCCACCGCCATTGAATTCGAGAACGACGACGCCCTTTTGGAGCATTACGCGGAGCGCGAGTACAAATGGGGATTCGTTAGCAATGTCGAAAGCGACACGCTTCCGCCGGGGCTCAATGAGGATGTGATCCGGTTCATCAGCGCCAAAAAGGGCGAACCTGAATGGCTCTTGGATTTCCGGCTCAAGGCGTACCGCCACCTGCAGACGATGGAATACCCGCAGTGGCCGAACGTGGGCTACCAACAGCCGGATCTGCAATCAATCAGCTATTTCAGCGCGCCAAAAAAGATGCCGAAGTTGAATTCGCTCGATGAAGCTGATCCCGAGCTGATCGCGACCTTCAACAAATTGGGCATTCCCCTGCAAGAGCAGATGATGCTGGCCAATGTCGCGGTCGATGCGGTTTTCGACAGTGTCAGCGTGGCCACCACATTCAAGGAGAAGTTGAAAGAGGCGGGCGTGATCTTTATGCCGATCAGCGAGGCGGTCAAGGAGCACTCTGAGCTCGTGAAGAAGTACCTGGGGCAGGTTGTCCCCTATACGGACAACTTCTATGCGACCCTGAATTCGGCGGTGTTCACGGATGGTTCGTTTGTCTTTGTGCCGAAAGGGGTGACCTGCCCCATGGAGCTGAGCACGTACTTCCGCATCAATGAGCAGAACACTGGCCAGTTCGAACGGACATTGATCGTGTGTGAAGAAGGGGCCAAGGTAAGTTATTTGGAAGGGTGCACGGCTCCAAAGCGGGACGAAAACCAACTGCATGCGGCCGTGGTTGAGCTTTGGGCCGACGCGGATGCGGAGATTAAATACTCAACAGTCCAAAACTGGTATCCCGGCGACAAAGAGGGCAAGGGCGGAATTTTCAATTTCGTCACCAAACGGGCCCGGGCCGAAGGCGACCGCTCCAAGGTGACTTGGACTCAGGTGGAAACCGGTTCCAGCATCACTTGGAAGTACCCAAGCGTGATCCTGAAAGGGGATTCCAGCGTCGGCGAGTTTTATTCGGTCGCGTTGACGGCAGGCAAGCAGCAAGCCGACACCGGAACCAAGATGGTGCACATTGGCAAGAACACGCGCTCGACGATCGTGAGCAAAGGGATCAGCGCAGGCAACGGGCAGAACACCTATCGCGGCCTGGTCAAGATCAATCCCGGCGCGGCGGGCGCCCGGAACTATTCCGTTTGCGATTCGATGCTGATGGGCGACCGGTGCGGCGCGCACACGTTCCCCTATATTGAAGTCAAGAACAACACGGCGATGATGGAGCACGAAGCGACAACATCCAAAATCGGCGAGGATCAGCTGTTTTACTTGGCCCAGCGCGGGATCAGCGAGGAAGACGCCGTGAACATGATCGTCAGCGGGTTCTGCAAAGATGTGTTCCGCGAGCTGCCCATGGAGTTTGCCGTGGAGGCCCAAAAGCTTTTGGCGGTTTCTCTGGAACACTCCGTGGGTTAA
- the nuoG gene encoding NADH-quinone oxidoreductase subunit NuoG, whose translation MATVAQENLVTVTINDVEIQVPNGELIVESVKRLGLEVPIFCYHPRMKPVGMCRMCLVEVGFKQADGSVRKMPKPQAACTLPASDNMVVYTDTAQVHKDRKGVLEFLLVNHPLDCPICDRGGECPLQNNTIAYGPSTSRFLEIKRHAPKAFPLSQYVTLDLERCIQCGRCVRFTEEISGDAQLAFRFRGAEMQPSTFQLTDFESKFSGNVIEICPVGALTSSHYRFRARPWDLETAPGICTVTPCGTNVWFDHRAGKFVRINGRTNEEVNEEWTADRCKFGHDFYNNPTRVMAPNMRDGDGFRLATWGEINQSVASLLEGAGNSAALLASQKVSNEGLFAAKKLFDLIGSTNVDSRSTGDYMDASARPANRFGAPAPAPIAELERQDSVLVFGTSPADEQPMSFLRIRKGWFQRGMKVVVAHHGPTDADSFAHVVLRYNPGTENYAAAALASAMGVEAAKDVDFAKSCTKSGLNESDVRAAAEALKGKVTILTTHTLPTTNPGVEALTILTGTAGSLGHSFNYMGLECNSEGAARLGLVPASDDHNTKSILENCAQGKIKTLVLLDFDPIDDCPFPELAVKALEAVENLILICAVPGSSAAYATHILPMALPAEQDGTYTSAESRIQRMKQAIAAPGETKAPWRIFTELSLRIQPGTPPFNPAEIMGQIAIGHPEFAGAEYGRLPATGFLLPPAAKPFDAKAFAGSFPKPA comes from the coding sequence ATGGCCACCGTCGCACAAGAAAACCTCGTCACCGTCACCATCAACGATGTCGAAATCCAGGTGCCGAACGGAGAACTCATCGTCGAAAGCGTCAAACGCCTCGGCCTCGAAGTCCCCATTTTCTGCTACCACCCCCGGATGAAGCCCGTCGGGATGTGCCGGATGTGCCTGGTGGAAGTCGGATTCAAGCAGGCCGACGGGTCTGTGCGGAAAATGCCCAAGCCGCAGGCCGCCTGCACCTTGCCCGCCAGCGACAACATGGTGGTCTACACCGACACCGCCCAAGTCCACAAAGACCGCAAAGGCGTCCTTGAATTCCTGCTCGTCAACCACCCGCTGGATTGCCCGATCTGCGACCGGGGCGGGGAATGCCCCCTCCAAAACAACACGATCGCCTATGGGCCATCGACATCGCGGTTCCTTGAAATCAAGCGGCACGCCCCAAAGGCGTTCCCCCTCAGCCAATACGTCACCCTAGATCTTGAACGCTGCATCCAGTGCGGCCGGTGCGTGCGGTTCACTGAAGAGATCAGCGGCGACGCCCAGCTCGCATTCCGGTTCCGTGGGGCGGAAATGCAACCCTCCACGTTCCAACTCACCGATTTTGAATCCAAATTTAGCGGGAACGTCATCGAAATCTGTCCCGTCGGCGCACTCACCAGTTCCCACTACCGGTTTCGGGCACGACCCTGGGATTTGGAAACCGCACCGGGAATCTGCACGGTTACGCCCTGCGGCACAAACGTCTGGTTCGACCACCGGGCAGGCAAATTCGTCCGGATCAACGGGCGCACCAACGAGGAGGTCAACGAGGAGTGGACGGCCGACCGGTGCAAATTCGGCCATGATTTCTACAATAACCCGACTCGGGTCATGGCCCCGAACATGCGCGATGGCGATGGGTTCCGGTTGGCAACGTGGGGGGAAATCAACCAATCGGTCGCCTCGCTCTTGGAGGGGGCCGGCAATTCGGCCGCCCTGCTGGCAAGCCAAAAAGTCTCGAACGAAGGCCTCTTTGCCGCCAAAAAGCTGTTCGACCTCATCGGGTCGACCAATGTGGATTCACGGTCCACCGGCGATTACATGGATGCATCAGCCCGGCCGGCCAACCGGTTCGGGGCTCCCGCACCCGCTCCCATCGCGGAATTGGAACGCCAGGACTCCGTCTTGGTGTTCGGCACATCTCCCGCCGATGAGCAGCCCATGTCGTTCCTGCGTATCCGCAAAGGCTGGTTCCAGCGCGGCATGAAAGTCGTCGTGGCTCACCACGGCCCCACAGATGCCGACTCGTTCGCCCATGTTGTGCTGCGCTACAACCCCGGCACCGAAAACTACGCCGCCGCCGCCTTGGCCTCGGCGATGGGTGTCGAAGCCGCAAAGGATGTCGATTTTGCTAAGTCGTGCACCAAATCTGGTTTGAATGAATCCGACGTCCGGGCCGCCGCCGAAGCCCTGAAAGGCAAAGTGACGATCCTGACAACCCACACCTTGCCGACTACCAATCCTGGCGTGGAGGCGCTCACCATTTTAACGGGGACGGCAGGTTCCCTTGGCCATAGCTTCAATTACATGGGTCTTGAGTGCAACTCCGAAGGGGCAGCCCGCCTCGGCCTCGTCCCGGCATCCGACGACCACAACACCAAGTCGATCCTGGAGAACTGCGCTCAAGGCAAAATCAAAACGCTCGTGCTCCTCGATTTCGACCCCATCGACGATTGCCCGTTCCCCGAACTCGCCGTCAAAGCGCTGGAAGCAGTCGAGAACCTCATTCTCATCTGCGCCGTTCCCGGCTCAAGCGCCGCCTATGCCACCCACATCCTCCCGATGGCTCTGCCCGCCGAACAGGATGGGACCTACACCTCCGCTGAATCGCGGATCCAAAGGATGAAACAGGCCATCGCCGCACCTGGCGAAACCAAAGCCCCGTGGCGGATTTTCACAGAACTTTCCCTCAGGATCCAGCCAGGCACCCCACCCTTCAACCCCGCCGAGATCATGGGCCAGATCGCCATCGGGCATCCAGAATTCGCCGGGGCCGAATACGGCAGACTCCCGGCAACCGGGTTCTTGCTCCCACCTGCGGCCAAGCCGTTCGACGCCAAGGCATTCGCCGGGAGCTTCCCCAAACCCGCTTAG
- a CDS encoding NADH-quinone oxidoreductase subunit H, translating to MNENNPLLLGLIRVLFVIVAILGLVPPLIWWERRLLSWMQDRIGPNRSGTITFRDNFPIKGLAGKQVRTFGLIQPLLDGVKLFFKEDITPTAIDRKIYFIAPALALFPAFTIAATLPWGPSHGLYGLLTPIADVEIGVLYVLAISSLGAYGIVLAGYASNNKYSLMGGLRASAQLISYELAMAMAVAGIVLATGSMKLTEVVKAQEQELWGAVPWLQNWYIFTPFGFIAAVIFMIAIIAETNRAPFDLPEAENELIAGYHTEYSSMKFAVFFMGEYAAMFVFGGVFSALFLGGYNIAPINWGYLATNNVFGMAGLWNAMAGANYWLAPTVFLAKCFGGITFFIWLRATLPRLRYDQLMSLGWKTLLPLGVANFIVVGLWIIGTEMYGTAGGWAAAIAAIVLGYILYLNLIGTKKAQAALPKRTVTLVKAQPARAAAMAPEPNPAEAP from the coding sequence CTGAATGAGAACAACCCCCTGCTATTGGGGCTGATCCGCGTCCTTTTCGTTATCGTTGCCATCCTTGGCCTCGTCCCTCCGTTGATCTGGTGGGAGCGGCGACTCTTGAGCTGGATGCAGGATCGCATTGGGCCCAACCGGTCGGGCACGATCACCTTTAGAGACAATTTCCCCATCAAGGGTCTTGCCGGAAAGCAGGTTCGGACGTTTGGGCTCATCCAACCGCTGTTGGACGGCGTGAAGCTGTTTTTCAAAGAAGACATCACCCCCACCGCCATCGACCGGAAAATCTATTTCATTGCCCCGGCACTGGCGCTGTTCCCCGCCTTCACGATTGCGGCAACCTTGCCCTGGGGGCCCAGCCACGGGCTCTACGGCCTGCTGACCCCTATCGCCGATGTCGAAATCGGCGTGCTGTACGTCTTGGCGATCTCGTCGCTCGGCGCCTACGGGATCGTCTTGGCCGGATACGCCAGCAACAACAAGTATTCGCTCATGGGGGGGCTCCGCGCATCGGCCCAACTCATCAGCTACGAACTGGCCATGGCCATGGCCGTCGCGGGGATCGTCTTGGCAACCGGCAGCATGAAGCTCACCGAAGTCGTCAAGGCGCAAGAACAAGAACTGTGGGGCGCGGTCCCCTGGCTCCAAAACTGGTACATCTTCACGCCCTTTGGGTTCATCGCTGCCGTCATCTTTATGATCGCCATCATTGCGGAAACCAACCGCGCCCCCTTTGACCTGCCCGAAGCGGAAAACGAACTCATCGCCGGTTACCACACGGAATACAGCTCCATGAAGTTCGCGGTCTTCTTTATGGGGGAATATGCCGCGATGTTTGTGTTCGGCGGGGTGTTCAGCGCCCTGTTCCTTGGGGGCTACAACATTGCCCCCATTAACTGGGGGTACCTGGCCACCAATAACGTGTTTGGCATGGCCGGGTTATGGAACGCAATGGCCGGGGCCAACTATTGGCTCGCGCCAACGGTGTTCCTGGCCAAGTGCTTTGGCGGCATCACCTTCTTCATCTGGTTGCGCGCCACCTTGCCAAGGCTCCGATATGACCAGCTCATGAGCCTGGGATGGAAAACCCTTTTACCGCTGGGGGTCGCCAATTTCATCGTCGTCGGCCTCTGGATCATCGGCACCGAGATGTACGGAACCGCCGGGGGGTGGGCGGCCGCCATCGCCGCGATCGTCCTAGGCTACATCCTCTACCTCAACCTCATCGGCACCAAAAAAGCCCAGGCGGCCTTGCCCAAGCGCACGGTCACCCTGGTCAAGGCCCAACCGGCCCGCGCGGCCGCTATGGCCCCCGAACCCAACCCTGCGGAGGCGCCCTAG
- a CDS encoding NADH-quinone oxidoreductase subunit J yields the protein MTLNQAAFIVLALTALLGAAGVVFLKSPVRAALALVVNFFTLGLVYFMLGSQMLGITQIMVYAGAIMVLFLFVIMILKSQPGQDGEDVVLWRDPRFAFGLIGTATTVALIYNFVIRPTQSLYGLDFDRSYGTPQAIGNAFFTTYVFPFEVISILLLIGVVGSILLAKRKF from the coding sequence GTGACGCTCAATCAGGCTGCATTCATCGTGCTCGCCCTCACCGCGCTCCTGGGGGCCGCCGGAGTGGTGTTCCTCAAAAGCCCGGTGCGAGCCGCGCTTGCCCTCGTCGTCAATTTCTTCACTCTCGGGCTGGTCTATTTCATGCTCGGCAGCCAAATGCTCGGGATCACCCAGATCATGGTGTACGCCGGGGCCATCATGGTCCTGTTCCTCTTCGTGATCATGATCCTTAAGTCGCAACCCGGCCAAGATGGCGAGGACGTCGTTTTGTGGCGCGACCCCCGGTTTGCTTTTGGCTTGATCGGCACCGCAACCACCGTCGCCCTCATCTACAACTTCGTCATCCGACCGACCCAGTCGCTTTACGGCCTCGATTTCGACCGCTCTTACGGAACGCCGCAAGCCATCGGCAATGCCTTCTTCACAACCTATGTGTTCCCGTTCGAAGTCATCTCGATCCTCCTCTTGATCGGGGTGGTCGGGTCGATCTTGCTGGCCAAGAGGAAGTTCTAA
- the nuoK gene encoding NADH-quinone oxidoreductase subunit NuoK, giving the protein MVNYLPLADVHSEIPLGAFLGLSLAMFALGALGVLIRKNPVVVFMCIELMLNAVNLSFLAFAAYPNPAIAGLDPAKSAMSGQAMVMIVMAIAAAEVAVGLGIIMAIFRYRNQVDVDEMNSMRG; this is encoded by the coding sequence ATGGTGAATTACCTCCCCCTGGCCGACGTCCACAGCGAAATCCCGCTCGGCGCATTCCTCGGGCTCAGCCTGGCCATGTTCGCCCTCGGAGCGCTCGGCGTACTCATCCGCAAGAACCCCGTCGTCGTTTTCATGTGCATCGAGCTCATGCTCAACGCCGTCAATCTCAGCTTCCTTGCCTTTGCCGCCTACCCCAACCCGGCAATCGCGGGTTTGGATCCCGCCAAAAGCGCGATGTCCGGACAAGCGATGGTCATGATCGTCATGGCCATCGCCGCAGCCGAAGTCGCCGTCGGGCTCGGCATCATCATGGCCATCTTCCGCTATCGCAACCAAGTGGACGTCGACGAAATGAACTCAATGCGAGGTTAA
- the nuoL gene encoding NADH-quinone oxidoreductase subunit L: MDQEVYKSVWWVLALPVFGFLIQAFTGKIIIDNLGPKIGRKVMGAIAVLPIAAAFALGAQITAALVKSPEESRVHILTLFQWITVGNLSIPFEVRVDPLSMTMVLIITGIGSLIHLYATGYMAEEPDFPRFFTYLNLFVAAMLILVLGNNLALLFVGWEGVGVCSYLLIGFWYKDKANSFASNKAFIVNRVGDWGLTLGMFTLALMASQTLGPLGGDPRWLSYDVLLPNAQALASGFDPAFLTAACILLFIGAMGKSAQFPLYIWLPDAMAGPTPVSALIHAATMVTSGVFLLNRMSPFFALSPTAGAVVAITGAITALLGAVIAFGQTDIKKVLAYSTVSQLGYMFIACGVGAYWVGLFHVATHAFFKALLFLGSGAVIHAMAHNQDMRNYGKLLKYLPITGATMLVGWLAIAGLPFMSGAFSKEEILLSSFNSHLNMGGVPVGTVVFGVALFVAILTALYMSRMTYMTFFSGSERWRLIPAHGGHGHDSHHGHDGHHQDHHQDHHHGPDVHDFYYDDVELAAIEAATPHDHHHELDENHEPHEVPPSMWIPLAVLAVLSIVGGGWLFFGVNLAEWLHSGGVVVDHHEHIESIGAFVTETLQRPIFWMATAAFAVGVAGGWLIYGKKLPEDDGMDTAKWKGWRKAAAKHFGIDNALTQGSIRGGDALAKATWGVDRYLVDGIVNATGYISSGIGRMVGRLQTGYVRGYATVMTVGVAALIVYFVYAMVNLNGGAR, encoded by the coding sequence ATGGATCAAGAAGTCTATAAATCGGTCTGGTGGGTGCTCGCCCTGCCCGTCTTCGGGTTCCTCATCCAAGCCTTCACCGGCAAGATCATCATCGACAACCTCGGCCCCAAAATTGGGCGCAAAGTGATGGGCGCCATCGCCGTGTTGCCGATCGCCGCCGCCTTCGCCCTCGGTGCCCAGATCACGGCGGCCTTGGTCAAATCGCCAGAAGAATCGCGGGTTCACATCCTCACCCTCTTCCAATGGATCACCGTCGGCAACCTCAGCATCCCGTTCGAAGTCCGGGTTGACCCCCTGAGCATGACCATGGTGCTCATTATCACCGGCATCGGGTCGCTTATTCACCTTTACGCCACTGGATACATGGCCGAAGAGCCAGACTTCCCCCGGTTTTTCACCTACCTCAACCTGTTTGTTGCCGCCATGCTCATCCTGGTGCTTGGCAACAACCTGGCCCTGTTGTTTGTGGGTTGGGAAGGCGTCGGCGTCTGCTCTTACCTGCTGATCGGCTTTTGGTACAAGGATAAAGCCAACAGCTTTGCCAGCAACAAAGCGTTCATCGTCAACCGTGTTGGCGACTGGGGTCTGACCCTCGGGATGTTCACACTTGCCTTGATGGCCTCGCAAACGCTGGGGCCGCTTGGCGGCGACCCGCGCTGGCTCAGTTACGACGTGCTTTTGCCGAATGCGCAGGCGTTGGCTTCCGGATTCGACCCCGCGTTCCTAACGGCCGCCTGCATCTTGCTTTTCATCGGTGCGATGGGCAAATCGGCGCAGTTCCCGCTCTACATCTGGTTGCCCGACGCCATGGCCGGCCCAACCCCGGTTTCGGCATTGATCCACGCCGCAACAATGGTCACCTCCGGGGTGTTCTTGCTCAACCGGATGAGCCCGTTCTTCGCCCTTTCCCCAACTGCAGGGGCCGTTGTGGCGATCACGGGGGCCATCACGGCGCTCCTCGGGGCGGTCATCGCCTTCGGCCAAACCGACATCAAAAAAGTCCTCGCCTATTCAACAGTTTCGCAGCTCGGCTATATGTTCATCGCCTGCGGAGTCGGCGCGTATTGGGTCGGCTTGTTCCATGTCGCGACCCATGCCTTTTTCAAAGCTCTGCTGTTCCTTGGTTCCGGGGCGGTAATCCACGCCATGGCCCACAACCAAGACATGCGAAACTACGGGAAACTACTCAAGTACCTGCCCATCACCGGGGCGACCATGCTCGTTGGGTGGCTTGCCATCGCCGGGCTCCCGTTCATGAGCGGGGCATTTTCCAAAGAAGAGATCCTCCTCAGCTCGTTCAACTCCCACCTGAACATGGGCGGGGTGCCCGTCGGGACGGTCGTTTTCGGGGTTGCCCTCTTCGTCGCCATCCTCACCGCCCTCTACATGTCGCGCATGACCTACATGACCTTTTTCAGCGGAAGCGAACGGTGGAGGTTGATCCCCGCCCACGGCGGCCATGGTCACGACAGCCACCACGGGCATGACGGCCACCATCAAGATCACCACCAAGACCACCACCACGGGCCGGATGTCCATGACTTCTACTACGATGATGTGGAACTCGCCGCCATTGAAGCCGCAACCCCGCACGACCACCACCACGAACTCGACGAAAACCACGAGCCCCACGAGGTTCCGCCATCCATGTGGATCCCGCTGGCCGTGCTCGCTGTCCTCAGCATCGTCGGTGGCGGATGGCTCTTCTTCGGCGTGAACCTCGCCGAATGGCTCCACAGTGGAGGGGTCGTCGTCGACCACCACGAACATATCGAGTCCATCGGTGCGTTCGTCACCGAAACCCTCCAGAGGCCGATCTTTTGGATGGCGACGGCCGCATTCGCCGTCGGCGTCGCCGGCGGATGGCTCATCTATGGCAAAAAACTCCCCGAAGACGACGGCATGGACACGGCCAAGTGGAAAGGCTGGCGCAAAGCCGCCGCCAAACATTTTGGAATCGACAACGCCCTCACCCAGGGTTCGATCCGCGGCGGCGACGCCCTGGCCAAAGCCACATGGGGCGTTGATCGCTACCTGGTCGACGGGATAGTCAATGCCACTGGCTACATCTCCTCTGGGATCGGCAGAATGGTCGGCCGCCTCCAAACCGGATATGTCCGGGGGTATGCCACCGTGATGACAGTGGGGGTTGCCGCCCTCATCGTCTACTTCGTCTACGCCATGGTCAACCTTAACGGGGGTGCCCGCTAA